In Bos indicus x Bos taurus breed Angus x Brahman F1 hybrid chromosome 23, Bos_hybrid_MaternalHap_v2.0, whole genome shotgun sequence, a single genomic region encodes these proteins:
- the LOC113881167 gene encoding olfactory receptor 12D2-like produces MLNQTSVTEFFLLGVTDIQVLQPVLFVVFLTIYFLNLAGNGAILIVVISDPRLHSPMYFFLGNLSCLDICYSTVTLPKMLENFLSTHKAISFLGCISQLHFFHFLGSTEAMLVPVMAFDRFVAICKPLCYTLIMSHQVCIQMAVTIWIIGFFHALLHSVMTSRLNFCGSNHIHHFFCDVKPLLKLACGNTELNQWLLNNVTGTFAMGSFFLTLLSYFYIIIYLFFKTHSCSMLHKALSTCASHFMVVVLLFGPVFFIYIRPASGSSMDQERIVAIMYSVVTPVLNPLIYTLRNKEVKEALRRMIRRKL; encoded by the coding sequence ATGCTGAATCAAACTTCCGTCACTGAATTTTTCCTCCTGGGAGTGACagacatccaagtactgcagccGGTTCTCTTCGTGGTTTTCCTTACAATTTACTTTCTCAATTTGGCTGGAAATGGAGCCATCCTGATAGTTGTCATCTCTGATCCAAGACTTCATTctcctatgtattttttcctgggcAACCTGTCATGTCTAGATATCTGCTACTCCACGGTGACTCTGCCAAAGATGCTGGAGAACTTCCTCTCTACACACAAAGCAATTTCTTTCTTGGGATGCATAAGCCAGCTTCATTTCTTCCACTTTCTGGGTAGTACAGAGGCCATGCTGGTGCCCGTGATGGCCTTTGACCGCTTTGTGGCTATCTGCAAACCACTTTGTTACACTCTTATCATGAGTCATCAGGTCTGTATCCAGATGGCTGTCACTATCTGGATCATTGGTTTTTTCCATGCCCTGCTGCACTCAGTAATGACCTCTCGCTTAAACTTCTGCGGTTCCAACCACATCCATCACTTCTTCTGTGATGTTAAGCCATTGCTCAAGCTGGCCTGTGGGAACACTGAGCTCAACCAGTGGCTGCTCAATAATGTCACAGGGACTTTTGCCATGGGCTCATTCTTTCTAACCCTTCTCTCCTATTTCTACATTATTATTTATCTGTTCTTCAAGACCCATTCTTGTAGCATGCTCCATAAAGCACTGTCCACGTGCGCCTCTCACTTCATGGTAGTTGTTCTTTTATTTGGTcctgtttttttcatttacatcCGTCCTGCCTCGGGTAGCTCCATGGACCAGGAACGGATCGTTGCCATTATGTACAGTGTGGTCACTCCTGTACTAAATCCACTGATCTATACTTTGAGGAACAAGGAAGTGAAGGAGGCATTGAGGAGGATGATCAGAAGGAAACTCTGA